The DNA sequence AGCTGGCCCGCCTGGCGCCCCCGAGGGCGCGGCGGCGACCCTGGGCGCGACGGCGTCGTACGTTTCGGATGTCAGCGCAGTGAGAGCCGTCCCAAACAGCGGACCGTTTCTCAGTTCTGGACAGGTGTCAATCACAACCTTCAGCCACGCGCAACAGCGTGCCAAGGCGGTGAGCCTGACGGCGCCGGCAATTGCGCGCCGCCAGCCGGCGGGAGTCCTTCCCCCGGACAGCGGGGCCCGTCTCCGGATGCCTTCGAGAAGCCGAACCACTTCGATCATTGACTAACGCCACCCCGTCCCGCCATTTCCAGATAGAGCAGAATCTGACCGATGGTCATGCCGCTGACCTGTTCAGGCGTCCAGCCAAATTCCCGCGCCAGAACGAAGCACGCCTTGGCCAGGGGGGCTTGAACATATTCTTCAAGTTCGTCTCGCGGTGTCGTGATGCCGCTGATCTCGTTGATGCGGTCCACGAGGAAGCGCGCCAGTCCCGCCGGTAACTGCGAAATCTGCTCGAGTTTGAGCGCCGGCTCGACCATCGCCTGTTGGATCATGAAGGCGGCCGACAAACTGTCGTCATCGTGAACGGCCTTGGAGATCCGCTGCAGGTCACGCACGCTCAGCGGGCGCAGGACGACTTTCCCTTCGGACGGCGCGGCGCCGTTTTGGCCGAGCAAGTCTCCGGGGATCGTGATCTCGTGGGTGATGCCGGCCCCGGCGAGAAGATCTTCGACCCTGAGCATCATCGACGCATCGACGCCTCACCGGCTAGGTGGCGAAGGGTTTGTGCTCGGTCGGTGATCCGCCGCCCGCGGCCGCTTCCGCATCGATCACATGGATGGTGAGCGCGCGGAAATCCACGTTCTCGATCACGAAATCGTCTTCGGGGATTGTCTGGGACCAGTTCTTCAGCTTCACGCCGTCCAGCACCAACTTGGCCTCGTTGCCCGGCACGGCCGGGTCCTTGAGGTCCACGATCATCCCGAAGGCCGGTTGGACATAAGGTTCGGCAATGGAGTTGGAAGCGACCCCGCGCCCCAACAGGAGCGACAAAAACGCGCCGGACACATAGGCCCGGCCGATCTTGCCGGAGATGTGGATATCCCCGGGGTGCAGCGACACGGGATGACGCCGGCCAATCTCGTGAAATTCCTCCAGGTCGGTCTGGACGAATACCTCGATGTCGGTCACCCGACCGATCGCGGGGGAATCCGTCCCGCCATAAGACTGGAAGACCGCCTTGGCATCCGCGCCTTCGGGGCTGTCGATCACCGATAGATGGAGGGTCCCGTTCTTGCCTGTGAAGACGTTTGTCATCGCCATGATCTCGTCTCCTTACTGCAGGAACATCGTGACCTTGATGAAATCGATGCTGAACACGGGGCGCAGCGTCATCGTCACCTGCACGATTCCTTTGATTTCCTCGTCGCGAGTGGCGGTGACATTCAGTTCGTAACTGATGAGCATCTCATCGTCGACCATGCTCTTCAGGAAACTGTTGAGCGTCGCTCGAAGGGCGCCCCGCACCCGGTCGTTATTGAGCAGACCGATGTATGGCGTCGCCGCGGAGCGCACGCCGAACTTCGCGTAGTCCACGATGCGGCGGGTCGTAATCTGGCGAAAGGGTCCGTCCTGCGTGGTGATGGCCTTGACCACGCGAAAGCCCAGCCGCTTCTCGAGGGCCAACACGCGCGCCTGGACAAGCTGCGTCAATTGCGCGGTGGTGTACTGATCTGCGAGGCCGTCCACACTTAACGTCTTGTTGGTCAGACTGACGTGCGGCGGGAAGCGGGCGATCAGACCGGCAATCGCCGCCGCGGTATAGGCCCCGGGCAGGGTGACGTCCACCGGCGGGTTCGCGGCCGCGTCGGTGCTCAGGATGCCGGGAGCCACGAAGATGACGCGGTCGCTGTCCAGGTTGTGACTCCGGATCGCGTCCGCCGTGGCCCCGACCCCGCTGCCCACGACGGCCACCCGGTCGTGCTTGATGGTGTCGCCGGAGGCAAGCTGGCAGTGGGCATCCAGTTTGTTGCCGAACGATTGGTCCTGTCCCGCGGCCACGATAATGTGGGCCTCTTCGTTCAGGAGCGCGTCCAAGCCGTCCTCATAGTTGGCTCCCGCGGCGTCGTTCTTGCCGCCCAGGAACGGGCTGAAGTCCGACGCGGACGCATTCTTGGTGGGCCGCTCGCCGGCGTTGGCCTGGGGTGCGGCCGCGACCCAGGACGCCGGCGCGTCGGCGATCTGTTCGACCAGGTTGTTACCATCGGCGACGTTGTACGTTTGCTCATTCACCGGCGTCGGACCGAGGCGGATCGTCACCTTGACGGCACTGGACTTGTCGACGAGGTAGGTGGCACTGATCTGATCCGCCGGCCCCACCAGGTCGCCGAAACTCAACTGCCCATTGGCGCGGTTCACTGCCACCTGCCCCGG is a window from the bacterium genome containing:
- a CDS encoding phage tail sheath C-terminal domain-containing protein produces the protein MAEMILPGTYIEVRPEGLIAPGQVTVNNLGVVGTAAKGPLNHAVLLGSFAEAQQQFYRYDPWIDGKSGELTLVRALELAFELGATTVYAVRVAGAGAAEASIVLSSASGACVRLTAASEGTWGNDLLVNVTDADDHAYVKNESHQGNEPAPITLRRKPVVRSARNRIVLVSRPLQILYGGGFPDDDPGAGAPGPGQVAVNRANGQLSFGDLVGPADQISATYLVDKSSAVKVTIRLGPTPVNEQTYNVADGNNLVEQIADAPASWVAAAPQANAGERPTKNASASDFSPFLGGKNDAAGANYEDGLDALLNEEAHIIVAAGQDQSFGNKLDAHCQLASGDTIKHDRVAVVGSGVGATADAIRSHNLDSDRVIFVAPGILSTDAAANPPVDVTLPGAYTAAAIAGLIARFPPHVSLTNKTLSVDGLADQYTTAQLTQLVQARVLALEKRLGFRVVKAITTQDGPFRQITTRRIVDYAKFGVRSAATPYIGLLNNDRVRGALRATLNSFLKSMVDDEMLISYELNVTATRDEEIKGIVQVTMTLRPVFSIDFIKVTMFLQ